In the Haloferula helveola genome, one interval contains:
- the cysC gene encoding adenylyl-sulfate kinase, whose amino-acid sequence MTPTTLSMTTHIHPHATLPRHAKEVLLQQKGCVLWFCGLSGSGKSTIAGALEQVLHDKGRFVVRLDGDNLRTGLNNNLGFSDEDRLENVRRTAELAKVLASNGVIVLCSLITPRGVLRDLARGILGRDFSEVYVKANYATCEARDPKGLYAKAANGEVKQFTGRDSAFEEPQEPDLVLDTEQLSVEDSVFEVLEYLRAKAIAP is encoded by the coding sequence ATGACCCCGACAACTCTCTCCATGACCACCCACATCCATCCTCACGCCACGCTGCCGCGCCACGCCAAGGAAGTGCTCCTTCAGCAGAAGGGGTGCGTGCTGTGGTTTTGCGGGCTGTCGGGTTCGGGAAAGTCGACCATCGCCGGCGCGCTGGAGCAGGTGCTCCACGACAAGGGCCGTTTCGTGGTCCGGCTCGATGGCGACAACCTCCGCACCGGCCTCAACAATAACCTCGGCTTCAGTGACGAGGATCGTTTGGAGAACGTCCGGCGGACCGCGGAACTCGCCAAGGTCCTCGCTTCCAACGGGGTTATCGTTCTTTGCTCCCTGATCACGCCACGAGGCGTCCTGCGGGATCTCGCTCGCGGGATCCTCGGCAGGGATTTCTCCGAAGTCTATGTGAAGGCGAACTACGCGACCTGTGAGGCCCGCGATCCCAAAGGCCTCTACGCGAAAGCCGCGAACGGCGAAGTGAAGCAGTTCACCGGCCGCGACAGCGCCTTCGAGGAACCTCAGGAACCCGATCTGGTGCTCGATACGGAGCAGCTCTCGGTCGAGGACTCGGTATTCGAAGTCCTTGAATACCTGCGGGCCAAGGCCATCGCGCCCTAA
- a CDS encoding GDP-L-fucose synthase, producing MKKIYIAGHRGMVGSALVREAENRGGFEVLAAGRDRVDLCDQSDTFAFLAEEKPDIVIIAAAKVGGIHANSTYPADFIYENLAIAANLVEGSRQAGAGRVLFLGSSCIYPKMAPQPMPEDCLLTSPLETTNEAYAIAKIAGLKMCQHYRAQHGLMYHSAMPTNLYGPGDNYHAENSHVIPALIRRFHEAKEAGAESVAIWGTGTPRREFLHVDDLAAACFHLLKLENPPDWVNVGVGDDVTILQLATLVAKTVGFEGTIETDPSKPDGTPRKLLDISRIRETGWTPAITLETGLAGAYKDFLTSLETGAARL from the coding sequence ATGAAGAAAATCTACATCGCCGGTCACCGCGGCATGGTCGGATCCGCACTTGTCCGTGAGGCGGAGAACCGGGGTGGGTTCGAAGTCCTCGCGGCCGGTCGAGACCGAGTCGATCTCTGCGACCAGTCCGACACCTTCGCGTTCCTCGCCGAGGAGAAGCCGGACATCGTGATCATTGCGGCGGCCAAGGTCGGAGGCATCCATGCCAACTCGACCTACCCGGCCGACTTCATCTACGAGAACCTCGCGATCGCCGCCAATCTCGTGGAGGGCAGCCGCCAGGCCGGGGCGGGGCGGGTTCTGTTCCTCGGGTCGTCATGCATCTATCCCAAGATGGCGCCGCAGCCGATGCCCGAGGACTGTCTTCTCACGAGTCCTCTCGAGACGACCAACGAGGCCTACGCCATTGCCAAGATCGCCGGTCTCAAGATGTGCCAGCACTACCGGGCACAGCACGGGCTGATGTATCACTCCGCGATGCCGACCAATCTCTATGGTCCGGGTGACAACTATCACGCCGAGAATTCCCACGTGATCCCCGCGCTCATCCGGCGCTTCCACGAGGCGAAGGAAGCCGGAGCGGAAAGCGTCGCGATCTGGGGCACGGGCACGCCGCGACGCGAGTTCCTTCACGTCGACGACCTCGCGGCGGCCTGCTTCCACCTCCTCAAGCTCGAAAATCCTCCGGATTGGGTAAATGTCGGCGTCGGCGATGACGTCACGATCCTCCAACTTGCCACGCTGGTTGCGAAGACCGTCGGCTTCGAAGGCACGATCGAGACCGATCCGAGCAAGCCGGACGGCACGCCGCGCAAGCTGCTCGACATTTCGAGGATCCGCGAAACCGGTTGGACCCCCGCGATCACGTTGGAGACGGGCTTGGCGGGAGCCTATAAGGACTTCCTCACTTCCCTCGAAACCGGAGCCGCCCGGCTCTGA
- a CDS encoding coenzyme F420 hydrogenase/dehydrogenase beta subunit N-terminal domain-containing protein encodes MVVTESGVEPDFDHGCALPPLAWEACPGKGIDYPDLYRKHYGSLPTDWRVGHVDRLWTGHASDPEVRRTGASGGATSAVLIHLLESGRIDGAVSVKQGIPEPDQASWFIARSASEILACAQSVYVPVSVLDVLPHLVAGERYAMTCVPEQSAALRALQHGGDERAQQVKFVLGPYTGTALDRRAIRSLMRANGVVEDDAVTSLKWRAGEWPGYLEIITESGKVIRSKKVYYNVLIPFFVTQTSLQSMDFANEFTDLSVGDAWSPKFEGLGQGFSVVASRTPVMTEVIEEMMKLGKLELERADVLEASAMHGHMIDFKKRGGYLRNRWREATFRKAPDIGLDPEPLDFPRIAVELVISSIFTVCRTPLARWVMEHIPEKILGPLFNKLRLVWKGASKPAKRKGLRDLEMRVRVPDWKLR; translated from the coding sequence ATGGTTGTCACAGAGTCCGGGGTTGAGCCGGACTTCGATCACGGGTGCGCGTTGCCACCGCTCGCTTGGGAGGCATGCCCCGGCAAGGGCATCGACTATCCCGATCTCTACCGGAAGCACTACGGTTCTTTGCCGACGGACTGGAGGGTCGGGCATGTCGACCGCCTTTGGACCGGGCATGCATCGGACCCAGAAGTCCGCCGGACCGGGGCTTCCGGCGGGGCGACCAGTGCGGTGCTTATCCACTTGCTGGAAAGCGGCCGAATCGATGGTGCCGTTTCGGTGAAACAGGGGATACCTGAGCCGGATCAGGCCTCTTGGTTCATTGCCCGGTCGGCCTCCGAGATCCTTGCCTGTGCCCAGTCGGTCTATGTGCCGGTGTCGGTGCTCGACGTCCTGCCGCATCTGGTGGCGGGGGAGCGTTACGCCATGACCTGTGTGCCGGAGCAGAGTGCTGCCTTGCGGGCCCTCCAGCATGGCGGTGACGAGAGGGCGCAGCAGGTGAAGTTTGTCCTGGGGCCTTACACCGGGACCGCGCTTGACCGCCGGGCGATTCGTTCCCTGATGCGGGCGAACGGCGTGGTCGAGGACGATGCGGTCACCTCGCTGAAGTGGCGGGCGGGGGAGTGGCCGGGCTATCTCGAAATCATCACGGAATCGGGAAAGGTCATCCGCTCGAAGAAGGTCTACTACAACGTCCTGATCCCGTTCTTTGTTACCCAGACCAGTTTGCAGAGCATGGACTTCGCCAACGAGTTCACCGACCTCTCGGTCGGAGATGCTTGGTCACCCAAGTTCGAGGGGCTCGGCCAGGGGTTCTCGGTGGTGGCCTCGCGGACTCCTGTGATGACCGAGGTCATCGAGGAGATGATGAAGCTCGGGAAGCTGGAGTTGGAGCGTGCGGACGTGCTTGAAGCATCGGCCATGCATGGGCACATGATCGACTTCAAGAAGCGTGGCGGCTACCTGCGCAACCGCTGGCGTGAGGCGACTTTCCGCAAGGCCCCTGACATCGGTCTCGATCCAGAGCCCCTGGACTTCCCCCGGATCGCTGTGGAACTCGTCATCTCGTCCATCTTCACCGTATGCCGGACGCCCCTTGCCCGTTGGGTCATGGAACATATTCCGGAGAAGATTCTCGGCCCGTTATTCAACAAGCTCCGCCTGGTTTGGAAAGGCGCGAGCAAGCCAGCCAAGCGAAAAGGCCTGCGCGACCTCGAGATGCGGGTTCGCGTTCCGGATTGGAAACTCAGGTAG
- the gmd gene encoding GDP-mannose 4,6-dehydratase: MKKALITGITGQDGSYLAEFLLEKGYEVHGIKRRASLFNTERVDHIYEDPHVEHARFKLHYGDLTDTSNLTRIISEVRPDEVYNLGAQSHVAVSFECPEYTADVDAIGTLRLLEAIRFLGLEKTTRFYQASTSELYGLVQEIPQKETTPFYPRSPYAVAKMYAYWITVNYRESYGMYACNGILFNHESPRRGETFVTRKITRGLANIAQGLEKCLYLGNMDALRDWGHAKDYVRMQWMMLQQESADDFVIATGKQISVREFVRMSAAEAGIGLDFSGEGVDEIATATTVDSEKAPGVKEGDVIVRVDPRYFRPAEVETLLGDPTKAKEKLGWVPEITVEEMCAEMVEHDLDVARRHALLKLHGHHVSVARE; this comes from the coding sequence ATGAAGAAAGCACTGATTACCGGCATCACCGGTCAGGACGGCTCGTATTTGGCCGAATTCCTTCTCGAGAAGGGCTACGAAGTTCACGGCATCAAGCGCCGCGCGTCGTTGTTCAACACGGAACGCGTGGATCACATCTACGAGGATCCGCACGTCGAGCACGCCCGCTTCAAGCTCCACTACGGGGACCTGACCGACACCTCGAACCTGACCCGCATCATCAGCGAGGTGCGTCCGGACGAGGTCTACAATCTCGGCGCCCAGTCGCACGTGGCGGTTTCGTTCGAGTGCCCGGAGTACACGGCCGACGTCGACGCGATCGGCACGCTCCGTCTGCTTGAGGCGATCCGTTTCCTCGGTCTCGAAAAGACGACCCGTTTCTATCAGGCGTCCACCTCAGAACTCTACGGCCTGGTGCAGGAGATTCCGCAGAAGGAGACGACTCCATTTTATCCCCGGTCTCCGTATGCGGTTGCCAAGATGTATGCCTACTGGATCACGGTGAACTACCGCGAGTCCTACGGGATGTATGCGTGCAACGGCATTCTCTTTAACCACGAGTCACCCCGTCGGGGCGAGACCTTCGTGACGCGCAAGATTACGCGCGGACTTGCGAATATTGCACAAGGCCTCGAGAAGTGCCTCTATCTCGGCAACATGGACGCGCTCCGCGACTGGGGCCACGCCAAGGACTACGTCCGCATGCAGTGGATGATGCTCCAGCAGGAGAGTGCCGACGACTTCGTGATCGCAACCGGCAAGCAGATCTCGGTGCGCGAGTTCGTCCGGATGTCGGCCGCGGAGGCGGGTATCGGCTTGGATTTCAGCGGCGAAGGTGTCGACGAAATCGCTACGGCGACCACCGTAGATTCGGAGAAAGCCCCAGGAGTCAAGGAAGGCGACGTAATCGTCCGCGTCGATCCACGATACTTCCGCCCGGCGGAGGTCGAAACGCTTCTCGGGGATCCCACCAAGGCCAAGGAGAAACTTGGCTGGGTGCCGGAGATCACGGTCGAGGAGATGTGCGCCGAAATGGTCGAGCACGATCTTGATGTCGCCCGCCGCCACGCCCTCCTCAAGCTTCACGGCCACCATGTGTCCGTAGCTCGCGAATAG
- a CDS encoding WecB/TagA/CpsF family glycosyltransferase, with product MLTASVIGLPLARTDYAGAIEWILERAAVEAVHAVAAANTHVAALSRHDGEFGATMRCFDLVVPDGMPLVWAMNAGLPEAERLSDRVYGPTLMLETFRATDGRPGFRHFLLGGKSTTLEKLTGRFAEEFPDASIAGTYSPPFGEWPDDEVDRICERIRESGANLIWVGLGCPKQEHWIARHKDRLPDGVYFGIGAAFAFHAGEVSQAPEFFQKRGLEWAYRLAAEPRRLFRRYLVHNSLFLWYALLDHARDE from the coding sequence ATGCTCACCGCATCCGTCATCGGTCTGCCACTCGCCCGCACCGACTACGCCGGCGCGATCGAGTGGATCCTCGAAAGAGCAGCTGTCGAAGCGGTCCATGCGGTAGCGGCTGCAAATACCCACGTCGCCGCCCTCAGCCGACATGACGGCGAGTTCGGCGCGACCATGCGCTGCTTCGATCTGGTCGTTCCCGACGGGATGCCGCTCGTTTGGGCGATGAATGCCGGGTTGCCCGAGGCCGAGCGACTTTCCGACCGGGTTTACGGACCCACCCTGATGCTGGAGACCTTCCGGGCCACCGACGGTCGTCCCGGGTTCCGGCATTTCCTTCTCGGAGGCAAGTCGACCACCCTTGAGAAGCTCACCGGACGCTTTGCCGAGGAGTTTCCCGACGCGTCGATCGCCGGCACCTACTCGCCACCATTCGGCGAATGGCCGGATGACGAGGTGGACCGCATCTGCGAGCGAATCCGGGAATCGGGTGCCAACCTGATCTGGGTCGGACTCGGCTGCCCGAAGCAGGAGCACTGGATTGCCCGCCACAAAGACCGTCTTCCGGACGGAGTCTACTTCGGAATCGGAGCGGCCTTCGCCTTCCATGCGGGGGAGGTCAGCCAGGCCCCGGAGTTCTTCCAGAAGCGCGGCCTTGAGTGGGCTTACCGCCTCGCCGCCGAACCCCGGCGCCTGTTCAGGCGATACTTGGTGCACAACAGCCTTTTCCTGTGGTATGCGTTATTGGATCACGCACGCGACGAGTAA
- the cysN gene encoding sulfate adenylyltransferase subunit CysN: MDLLRFTTAGSVDDGKSTLIGRLLYDSKSIFEDQMEAVEESSRRRGDENVNLALLTDGLKAEREQGITIDVAYRYFATPKRKFIIADTPGHIQYTRNMVTGASTANLAIILVDARKGVIEQTKRHSFIANLLRIQHVVVAINKMDLVDYSEEVYDTIVKAYQEFASRLDNIVDITPIPISALNGDNVVDTSDKMPWYQGPSLLYHLENVYVGGEENHVDARFPVQWVIRPQSDEWHDFRGYAGRVAGGVFKPGDEVTVMPSGFQSRIKEIHTADGAKEEAFAPQSVTITLHDEIDISRGDMIVKANNPPKAEQDIEAMICWFSNKPMGHRAKLVLRHTTREMQALVKEVKYHVDINTLHKIEGIDGFAMNDIGRITLRTASPVIHDSYRRNRHTGSFILIDPGTNETVAAGMII; the protein is encoded by the coding sequence ATGGACCTTCTCCGTTTCACCACCGCCGGATCCGTCGACGACGGCAAATCCACTCTCATCGGCCGTCTTCTCTATGACTCGAAGTCGATCTTCGAGGACCAGATGGAAGCCGTTGAGGAGAGCTCGCGCCGCCGTGGCGACGAGAATGTGAACCTCGCGCTGCTGACCGACGGCCTGAAGGCCGAACGGGAGCAGGGGATCACGATCGACGTCGCCTACCGCTACTTCGCGACGCCCAAGCGGAAGTTCATCATCGCGGACACCCCCGGACACATCCAGTACACGCGGAACATGGTGACCGGCGCCTCGACCGCCAACCTCGCCATCATTCTCGTCGACGCCCGCAAGGGAGTGATCGAGCAGACCAAGCGGCACAGCTTCATCGCCAACCTGCTGCGGATCCAGCACGTGGTGGTCGCGATCAACAAGATGGACCTCGTGGACTACTCGGAGGAGGTCTACGACACGATCGTGAAGGCTTACCAGGAGTTCGCCTCGCGCCTCGACAACATCGTCGACATCACCCCGATTCCGATTTCCGCCCTCAATGGCGACAACGTCGTCGATACCTCGGACAAGATGCCGTGGTATCAAGGACCGTCGCTGCTCTATCATCTCGAGAACGTCTACGTCGGAGGCGAGGAGAACCACGTCGATGCTCGGTTCCCCGTGCAGTGGGTGATCCGCCCGCAGAGCGACGAGTGGCACGACTTCCGGGGCTATGCCGGCCGGGTTGCCGGCGGCGTCTTCAAGCCGGGCGACGAAGTCACGGTGATGCCCTCCGGTTTCCAGTCGCGGATCAAGGAGATCCACACCGCCGACGGGGCCAAGGAGGAGGCGTTCGCGCCGCAAAGCGTCACGATCACCCTGCACGACGAGATCGACATTTCGCGTGGCGACATGATCGTTAAGGCAAACAATCCGCCGAAAGCCGAGCAGGACATCGAGGCGATGATCTGCTGGTTCTCGAACAAGCCGATGGGCCACCGCGCCAAGCTGGTGCTCCGCCACACCACGCGCGAGATGCAGGCCTTGGTGAAGGAGGTGAAGTACCACGTCGATATCAACACGCTTCACAAGATCGAGGGAATCGACGGCTTCGCGATGAACGACATCGGCCGGATCACTCTGCGCACCGCCAGCCCGGTCATCCACGACAGCTACCGCCGCAACCGCCACACCGGCTCCTTCATCCTGATCGATCCAGGCACCAACGAAACGGTCGCCGCCGGAATGATCATCTAG
- a CDS encoding glycosyltransferase family 2 protein — translation MKLIIQIPCLNEEATLPLTLADLPREVPGIDVVELLVIDDGSTDRTSEVAKECGAHHVLRLGSNRGLATAFRRGVDYALAHGADIVVNTDGDNQYCGADIPKLVEPVLRDRADIVVGSRPIVDHPEFGAVKKLLQLVGSWVLRMISKTSVRDAPSGFRAFSREACMRIFLYTRFSYCMETLIQAGNNGLRVESVDIRVNPKTRDSRLFRSVPEYVCKTGSAMLSLFILYRPSRLFFSTAGLLFLGALALGVRFIYLVYFYNEADPTRTHLPSIVLLAILALAGCLLVAVGILAELGRSQRRLAEETLYQSRLAASRQSER, via the coding sequence GTGAAGCTCATCATCCAAATCCCCTGTCTCAATGAGGAGGCAACCCTGCCGCTCACCCTGGCCGACCTGCCACGGGAGGTGCCGGGTATCGATGTCGTGGAGTTACTTGTCATTGATGACGGTAGCACCGATCGGACCTCGGAGGTGGCGAAAGAGTGCGGGGCGCATCACGTCCTGCGCCTCGGCAGCAACCGCGGACTGGCCACGGCGTTCCGTCGGGGTGTCGATTACGCCCTCGCCCACGGCGCCGATATTGTCGTCAATACCGATGGCGATAACCAGTACTGCGGGGCCGACATCCCGAAGCTGGTCGAGCCTGTTCTCCGCGACCGAGCCGACATTGTGGTCGGTTCGCGCCCGATCGTTGACCACCCCGAGTTCGGAGCCGTCAAGAAACTCCTTCAACTCGTCGGTAGCTGGGTGCTGCGCATGATCTCGAAGACCAGCGTCCGCGACGCACCGTCCGGCTTCCGTGCTTTCTCCCGTGAGGCCTGCATGAGGATCTTCCTCTACACTCGTTTTTCCTACTGCATGGAAACCCTGATCCAGGCAGGCAACAACGGTTTGCGGGTCGAGTCGGTCGACATTCGGGTGAATCCGAAAACTCGCGATTCTCGACTGTTCCGTTCCGTTCCGGAGTATGTGTGTAAAACGGGCAGCGCGATGCTCTCACTGTTCATCCTGTATCGCCCCAGCCGACTGTTCTTCAGCACCGCGGGGCTGCTCTTTCTCGGAGCGTTGGCCCTTGGAGTCCGATTCATCTACCTAGTCTATTTTTACAACGAGGCGGACCCGACCCGCACCCACCTTCCGTCGATCGTGCTGTTGGCGATCCTTGCGTTGGCGGGCTGCCTTCTTGTTGCGGTCGGGATTCTCGCTGAACTGGGACGGAGCCAGAGGCGGTTGGCTGAGGAGACGCTCTACCAAAGCCGGTTGGCCGCTTCCCGGCAGTCCGAGCGATGA
- the cysD gene encoding sulfate adenylyltransferase subunit CysD, with product MPSYNLSHLDQLEAEAIFILRETAAQFQNPGLLFSAGKDSIVMAWIARKAFHPARLPFPLVHVDTGHNFPETIEYRDRFAEEMGARLVVGSVQKSIDEGRVTEEKGPDASRNRLQTTTLLDTIEEHQFDAVLGGGRRDEEKARAKERFFSHRDDFGQWDPKNQRPELWNLFNGRMHQGEHFRIFPLSNFTEMDIWMYMKREGIVLPSLYYAHERDTVTRNGTILAVSEFVQPREGEEVVHRRIRFRTMGDATITGAVESDADTMDKIIEEVAAARQTERGNRADDKRSETSMEDRKKEGYF from the coding sequence ATGCCCAGCTACAACCTTTCCCACCTCGACCAGCTCGAAGCCGAGGCGATCTTCATCCTCCGCGAGACTGCGGCGCAGTTCCAGAATCCGGGGCTGCTGTTCTCCGCCGGAAAGGACTCGATCGTGATGGCCTGGATCGCCCGCAAGGCCTTCCATCCGGCGCGCCTTCCTTTCCCGCTGGTCCACGTCGATACCGGCCACAATTTCCCGGAGACGATCGAGTATCGTGATCGCTTCGCGGAGGAAATGGGTGCGCGTCTGGTGGTCGGATCGGTCCAGAAGTCGATCGATGAGGGACGTGTGACGGAGGAAAAGGGGCCCGACGCCTCGCGCAACCGACTTCAGACGACCACCCTGCTCGACACGATTGAAGAGCATCAGTTCGATGCGGTTCTCGGCGGTGGCCGTCGCGATGAGGAGAAGGCCCGCGCCAAGGAGCGCTTCTTTTCCCACCGCGATGACTTCGGCCAGTGGGACCCGAAGAACCAGCGCCCCGAGCTGTGGAACCTCTTCAACGGCCGGATGCACCAGGGAGAGCACTTCCGGATCTTTCCGTTGTCCAACTTCACCGAGATGGACATCTGGATGTACATGAAGCGCGAGGGCATCGTCCTGCCGAGCCTCTACTACGCCCACGAGCGCGACACCGTGACCCGCAATGGTACGATCCTCGCCGTAAGTGAGTTCGTCCAACCTCGCGAGGGCGAGGAAGTGGTTCACCGCAGGATCCGTTTCCGCACCATGGGCGACGCGACCATCACCGGCGCTGTCGAGTCGGATGCCGACACCATGGACAAGATCATCGAGGAAGTGGCTGCCGCCCGCCAGACCGAGCGCGGCAACCGCGCCGATGACAAACGCTCCGAAACCTCAATGGAGGACCGCAAGAAGGAGGGCTATTTCTAA
- a CDS encoding nucleotide sugar dehydrogenase, translating into MEQSLSKDSVIGVVGLGYVGLPLLLAYAKAGYRSLGLDIDAAKPDALLAGKTYIKHIPDAQVAEAKAAGTLDATTDFSRVAECDALILCVPTPLDEHFEPDLSYVVSTIESIVPGLRKGQVVSLESTTYPGTTDEELVTRIEAAGFKVGEDIHVVYSPEREDPGNPDFAATNIPKVVGGITPACLDAGVALYGAVFDEVVPVSSCKVAELTKLLENIYRAVNIGLVNELKVAADRMGIDIWEVIRAASTKPFGFKPFYPGPGLGGHCIPIDPFYLTWKAREYGVHTRFIELAGEINRAMPEYVIHRTMEALNSRGKPVKGSRVLLMGLAYKPDVDDMRESPTFELLDGFKRLGAEVAYYDPHVLEVGPTREHMEWAGTRSVDWNEDVIRSFDCAVIATHHKAFDLGSLSAWSDLIVDTRNAMAVVETPDGQVVKA; encoded by the coding sequence GTGGAGCAATCCCTTTCCAAAGATTCCGTGATCGGTGTGGTCGGACTCGGCTACGTCGGTTTGCCGCTGCTGCTGGCCTATGCCAAGGCGGGCTACCGATCGCTCGGCCTCGACATCGATGCGGCCAAGCCGGACGCGTTGCTGGCAGGCAAGACCTACATCAAGCACATCCCCGACGCGCAGGTCGCCGAGGCCAAGGCTGCGGGGACGCTCGATGCGACGACGGATTTCTCACGGGTTGCGGAGTGCGATGCGCTGATCCTTTGCGTGCCGACACCACTGGACGAACACTTCGAGCCGGACCTCAGCTACGTCGTAAGCACCATCGAGTCGATTGTCCCCGGCCTGCGGAAGGGTCAGGTGGTCAGCCTCGAGAGCACGACCTACCCGGGAACCACCGACGAGGAACTGGTCACCCGCATCGAGGCGGCCGGCTTCAAGGTCGGTGAGGACATTCACGTCGTCTATTCACCCGAGCGCGAGGACCCGGGGAATCCCGACTTCGCCGCCACCAATATCCCGAAGGTCGTCGGCGGTATTACCCCGGCGTGTCTCGACGCCGGCGTTGCGCTCTATGGCGCGGTCTTTGATGAGGTGGTGCCGGTGAGCTCGTGCAAGGTCGCGGAGCTGACCAAACTGCTGGAAAACATCTACCGCGCGGTGAACATCGGTCTGGTCAACGAGCTGAAAGTCGCCGCCGACCGCATGGGGATCGATATCTGGGAGGTCATCCGCGCGGCCTCGACCAAGCCTTTCGGCTTCAAGCCGTTCTATCCGGGACCGGGTCTCGGAGGTCACTGCATTCCGATCGATCCGTTCTATCTGACGTGGAAAGCGCGCGAGTACGGCGTCCATACGCGCTTCATCGAACTCGCCGGCGAGATCAACCGTGCGATGCCCGAGTACGTGATCCATCGTACGATGGAGGCCCTCAATAGTCGCGGCAAGCCGGTCAAGGGCAGCCGGGTGCTGCTCATGGGCCTCGCCTACAAGCCGGACGTTGATGACATGCGCGAGTCTCCGACCTTCGAGCTGCTCGACGGCTTCAAGCGTCTTGGTGCGGAGGTTGCCTATTACGACCCGCACGTCCTCGAGGTCGGGCCGACCCGCGAGCACATGGAATGGGCCGGCACCCGTTCGGTCGATTGGAACGAGGACGTGATCCGCTCCTTCGACTGCGCCGTCATCGCCACCCACCACAAGGCCTTCGATCTTGGCAGCCTCTCTGCTTGGTCCGACCTGATCGTCGACACCCGCAACGCCATGGCGGTGGTGGAGACCCCCGACGGGCAGGTCGTTAAAGCGTAG
- a CDS encoding UDP-galactopyranose/dTDP-fucopyranose mutase family protein encodes MSTETDFLIVGAGFAGLVVGERLAAAGWRCVVVDRRPHLGGNAYDSKDALGVLTHRYGPHYFRSNSTKIVDYLSRFTAWHPVEYRIKSHTGDRYWSFPINLNTFEEWIGRPSSTEEFEAWLEEKRVPIDEPANSEEVILSKVGRELYEQFFEGYTLKQWNRHPRELDASVCARIPIRTNRDDRYLREEFQALPDKGYTTMFERMLDASPGLEIHLGIDFEEAKARWKFRHLVFTGPVDEFYGRRFGALPYRSLRFESESFDAEQLVGREVISGKPGFWQPAMQVNYPEPDVPFTRIVEIKHATGQQIDATNIVREYPKTWTPDDEPYYPVPAPDAAEAYRRYAELSAKEESVSFIGRLATYRYYNMDQVTGMALAEADRLLARYGKPD; translated from the coding sequence GTGTCCACCGAGACCGATTTCCTGATCGTCGGCGCCGGTTTCGCCGGGCTGGTGGTTGGGGAGCGTCTCGCCGCCGCCGGTTGGCGATGCGTGGTCGTCGATCGTCGGCCTCACCTCGGAGGAAATGCCTACGACTCAAAAGACGCGCTGGGCGTTCTGACCCACCGCTACGGGCCGCACTACTTCCGCAGTAATTCGACGAAGATCGTCGACTACCTTTCCCGCTTCACCGCGTGGCATCCGGTCGAGTACCGGATCAAAAGCCACACCGGCGACCGCTACTGGAGCTTCCCGATCAATCTCAATACTTTCGAAGAATGGATCGGCCGGCCTTCGAGCACCGAAGAGTTCGAGGCGTGGCTTGAGGAAAAGCGGGTGCCGATCGACGAGCCCGCGAATTCCGAAGAGGTCATCCTGTCGAAAGTCGGCCGCGAACTCTACGAGCAGTTCTTCGAAGGCTACACGCTCAAGCAGTGGAACCGGCACCCGCGCGAACTGGACGCTTCCGTGTGTGCCCGGATTCCGATCCGTACCAATCGGGACGACCGTTACCTGCGCGAGGAGTTCCAAGCACTACCGGACAAGGGATACACCACGATGTTCGAGCGGATGCTCGACGCCTCGCCGGGCTTGGAAATCCACCTCGGAATCGACTTTGAAGAGGCCAAGGCGCGGTGGAAGTTTCGGCATCTCGTCTTCACCGGACCTGTGGATGAATTCTACGGCCGCCGCTTCGGGGCCTTGCCCTACCGGTCGCTGCGCTTCGAGTCCGAGAGCTTTGATGCGGAGCAGCTGGTAGGCCGCGAGGTGATTTCGGGAAAACCCGGCTTCTGGCAGCCGGCGATGCAGGTCAACTATCCGGAGCCTGACGTCCCCTTCACCCGGATCGTTGAGATCAAGCACGCGACCGGTCAGCAAATCGACGCGACGAATATCGTCCGCGAGTATCCCAAGACATGGACTCCGGACGACGAACCCTACTACCCGGTTCCCGCGCCGGATGCCGCCGAGGCCTATCGACGCTACGCGGAACTCTCAGCGAAGGAGGAGTCGGTCAGCTTCATCGGCCGGCTGGCGACTTACCGCTACTACAACATGGACCAGGTGACGGGCATGGCGCTGGCCGAAGCGGACCGGCTTCTGGCACGATACGGAAAACCCGATTGA